The proteins below come from a single Malus domestica chromosome 03, GDT2T_hap1 genomic window:
- the LOC103430179 gene encoding uncharacterized protein, which produces MSTSSSNNWLLTLKVALISTGVVSMAVGLKLSSPLVADAVTSQVPSLWSSAISWLRPPYLYILINCIIISIVASSKLHPKPEDSHPETEPELVMVPPLTTEKISTQIQSDYAAYDGVILSEYGYDANVLPKISDSYGGGTGGVVLEEKVWVSEAVKKKENREDRAAIDGGDENALVSTPVKTSLQRKGSMEFWLNENQKPPVSARIGHRKSVKASPEGGKSLGVSKPKRHDTLESTWRTITDGRSMPLTRHLKKSDTWETHVRRNDENTPPPKSKVNKSETFQERSSGNSPSLARSSASGRLRKEPSLSQDELNRRVEAFIKKFNEEMRLQRQESLNQYQEMVSRGAQPPLSH; this is translated from the exons ATGTCGACGAGCTCGAGCAACAACTGGTTACTCACTCTTAAGGTTGCGCTGATCTCCACTGGCGTGGTCTCCATGGCCGTTGGGCTGAAACTCTCATCTCCATTGGTCGCCGACGCCGTCACCTCCCAAGTTCCTTCTCTCTGGAGCTCCGCCATCTCCTGGCTCAGACCGCCGTATCTCTACATACTCATTAACTGTATCATCATCAGCATCGTCGCCTCCTCCAAGCTCCACCCAAAACCCGAAGATTCTCATCCGGAAACGGAGCCGGAGCTGGTGATGGTCCCTCCTCTGACGACGGAGAAGATCTCCACACAAATACAATCCGACTACGCGGCGTACGACGGCGTGATTCTGAGCGAGTACGGTTACGATGCGAATGTGCTACCAAAGATTTCGGATTCGTATGGAGGAGGGACTGGAGGAGTAGTGCTGGAAGAGAAGGTTTGGGTCTCGGAGGCagtgaagaagaaggagaacagAGAAGATAGGGCGGCGATTGACGGCGGCGATGAGAACGCCTTGGTATCGACGCCTGTAAAGACGAGTTTGCAAAGGAAGGGCTCTATGGAGTTCTGGTTGAACGAGAATCAGAAACCGCCGGTTTCCGCTCGTATCGGTCACAGAAAATCAGTTAAAGCTAGCCCTGAAG GGGGGAAGTCGCTGGGAGTGTCGAAGCCGAAACGGCACGACACGCTGGAGAGCACATGGAGGACGATAACGGACGGGCGGTCGATGCCGTTGACGAGACACCTGAAGAAGTCGGACACGTGGGAGACGCACGTGAGGAGGAATGACGAGAACACGCCGCCTCCGAAGTCGAAGGTGAACAAGTCGGAGACGTTCCAGGAGCGGAGCAGCGGGAACTCGCCGTCGCTGGCTCGGTCGTCCGCGTCGGGGCGACTGAGGAAGGAGCCATCGCTGAGTCAGGACGAGTTGAACCGGCGAGTGGAGGCGTTCATAAAAAAGTTTAACGAGGAAATGAGGCTGCAGAGGCAGGAGTCGTTGAATCAGTACCAGGAGATGGTTAGCCGTGGGGCCCAGCCCCCATTATCTCACtag
- the LOC103430170 gene encoding ADP-ribosylation factor GTPase-activating protein AGD5 isoform X2, giving the protein MNEKANVTKELNAKHRKILEGLLKLPENRECADCKAKGPRWASVNLGIFVCMQCSGIHRSLGVHISKVRSATLDTWLPEQVAFIQSMGNEKSNSYWEAELPPNYDRVGIENFIRAKYEDKRWIPRDGQTKPPPKVWEERTNLHWPQPGEKSGHGYVGNSEKMVEERKKIQTTRTKESVPAARISLPVPPKGPEQVVHVSRPQDVQKIEPAVPPAEATKQAIDTAPPAPPKVDYATDLFNMLSVDGPSENGSDAASAEDNDWAGFQSAEKASTAEKTGPSKAAENNVQSSSGIEDLFKDAPSLTPVSEKPQKDLKNDIMSLFEKSNMVSPFSMHQQQLAMLAQQQSLLMAAAAKSGADQKFPGIIQQPVSSGSNLPSQSWPNVGYQFPGLVMPVDGQAALQNVSQSQTKTMGQAHPLGTSVPYSASSFYSMAQVTPVNGVTNDGANKTQSPSPVLSSTSAQSGKDYDFSSLTQLMFAKP; this is encoded by the exons ATGAACGAAAAGGCCAACGTCACCAAGGAGCTCAACGCCAAGCACAGAAAG ATACTGGAAGGACTTCTTAAATTGCCAGAGAATAGAGAATGCGCTGACTGCAAAGCCAA GGGTCCAAGATGGGCTAGCGTGAATTTAGGTATTTTTGTATGCATGCAGTGTTCTGGGATCCACAGAAGTCTTGGGGTACACATATCCAAG GTGCGGTCTGCTACTTTGGACACATGGCTTCCAGAGCAGGTTGCTTTTATTCAAT CAATGGGAAATGAGAAGTCAAATAGTTACTGGGAAGCAGAACTACCTCCAAACTATGACAGAGTtggaattgaaaattttattcgTGCAAA GTATGAAGATAAGAGATGGATTCCTAGGGACGGACAAACAAAGCCACCTCCTAAAGTATGGGAAGAAAGGACTAACTTACATTGGCCTCAACCTGGAGAGAAAAGTGGGCATGGTTATGTTGGAAATTCTGAAAAGATGGTtgaggaaaggaagaaaattcAAACAACTCGTACAAAAGAAAGTGTTCCTGCTGCAAGAATTAGTCTTCCTGTTCCTCCGAAAGGTCCTGAACAG GTTGTACATGTCTCAAGACCACAAGATgttcagaaaatagaaccagcAGTTCCGCCAGCTGAAGCAACAAAACAAGCCATTGATACTGCTCCGCCTGCCCCTCCAAAAGTTGATTATGCTACTGACCTTTTCAACATGCTTTCAGTGGATGGTCCAAGTGAGAATGGGTCGGATGCAGCATCAGCTGAGGATAATGATTGGGCTGGTTTTCAGT CTGCTGAAAAGGCATCGACAGCTGAGAAAACTGGTCCATCAAAGGCAGCAGAGAACAATGTCCAATCTTCATCAGGAATTGAGGATCTATTTAAAGATGCACCTTCATTAACACCCGTTTCAGAGAAACCCCAGAAAGACTTAAAAAATGATATTATGAGTCTTTTTGAGAAG TCGAACATGGTGTCACCCTTCTCTATGCATCAGCAGCAACTAGCAATGCTGGCTCAGCAACAGTCTCTTCTCATGGCCGCGGCAGCTAAATCTGGCGCGGATCAAAAGTTTCCTGGTATTATTCAACAACCTGTGTCCAGTGGAAGCAATTTACCCTCCCAAAGTTGGCCAAACGTTGGCTACCAGTTTCCTGGATTGGTGATGCCTGTAGATGGGCAGGCTGCTCTACAGAATGTTTCACAG AGTCAGACAAAGACCATGGGACAGGCACATCCACTGGGGACCTCTGTTCCGTATTCAGCATCTAG CTTTTACAGTATGGCTCAAGTTACCCCAGTTAATGGCGTGACAAACGATGGGGCGAACAAGACTCAATCACCATCTCCCGTATTATCTTCAACTTCAGCACAGTCAGGAAAAGATTATGATTTCTCATCTTTAACACAATTGATGTTCGCAAAACCGTGA
- the LOC103430170 gene encoding ADP-ribosylation factor GTPase-activating protein AGD5 isoform X3 has product MNEKANVTKELNAKHRKILEGLLKLPENRECADCKAKGPRWASVNLGIFVCMQCSGIHRSLGVHISKVRSATLDTWLPEQVAFIQSMGNEKSNSYWEAELPPNYDRVGIENFIRAKYEDKRWIPRDGQTKPPPKVWEERTNLHWPQPGEKSGHGYVGNSEKMVEERKKIQTTRTKESVPAARISLPVPPKGPEQVVHVSRPQDVQKIEPAVPPAEATKQAIDTAPPAPPKVDYATDLFNMLSVDGPSENGSDAASAEDNDWAGFQSAEKASTAEKTGPSKAAENNVQSSSGIEDLFKDAPSLTPVSEKPQKDLKNDIMSLFEKSNMVSPFSMHQQQLAMLAQQQSLLMAAAAKSGADQKFPGIIQQPVSSGSNLPSQSWPNVGYQFPGLVMPVDGQAALQNVSQTKTMGQAHPLGTSVPYSASSFYSMAQVTPVNGVTNDGANKTQSPSPVLSSTSAQSGKDYDFSSLTQLMFAKP; this is encoded by the exons ATGAACGAAAAGGCCAACGTCACCAAGGAGCTCAACGCCAAGCACAGAAAG ATACTGGAAGGACTTCTTAAATTGCCAGAGAATAGAGAATGCGCTGACTGCAAAGCCAA GGGTCCAAGATGGGCTAGCGTGAATTTAGGTATTTTTGTATGCATGCAGTGTTCTGGGATCCACAGAAGTCTTGGGGTACACATATCCAAG GTGCGGTCTGCTACTTTGGACACATGGCTTCCAGAGCAGGTTGCTTTTATTCAAT CAATGGGAAATGAGAAGTCAAATAGTTACTGGGAAGCAGAACTACCTCCAAACTATGACAGAGTtggaattgaaaattttattcgTGCAAA GTATGAAGATAAGAGATGGATTCCTAGGGACGGACAAACAAAGCCACCTCCTAAAGTATGGGAAGAAAGGACTAACTTACATTGGCCTCAACCTGGAGAGAAAAGTGGGCATGGTTATGTTGGAAATTCTGAAAAGATGGTtgaggaaaggaagaaaattcAAACAACTCGTACAAAAGAAAGTGTTCCTGCTGCAAGAATTAGTCTTCCTGTTCCTCCGAAAGGTCCTGAACAG GTTGTACATGTCTCAAGACCACAAGATgttcagaaaatagaaccagcAGTTCCGCCAGCTGAAGCAACAAAACAAGCCATTGATACTGCTCCGCCTGCCCCTCCAAAAGTTGATTATGCTACTGACCTTTTCAACATGCTTTCAGTGGATGGTCCAAGTGAGAATGGGTCGGATGCAGCATCAGCTGAGGATAATGATTGGGCTGGTTTTCAGT CTGCTGAAAAGGCATCGACAGCTGAGAAAACTGGTCCATCAAAGGCAGCAGAGAACAATGTCCAATCTTCATCAGGAATTGAGGATCTATTTAAAGATGCACCTTCATTAACACCCGTTTCAGAGAAACCCCAGAAAGACTTAAAAAATGATATTATGAGTCTTTTTGAGAAG TCGAACATGGTGTCACCCTTCTCTATGCATCAGCAGCAACTAGCAATGCTGGCTCAGCAACAGTCTCTTCTCATGGCCGCGGCAGCTAAATCTGGCGCGGATCAAAAGTTTCCTGGTATTATTCAACAACCTGTGTCCAGTGGAAGCAATTTACCCTCCCAAAGTTGGCCAAACGTTGGCTACCAGTTTCCTGGATTGGTGATGCCTGTAGATGGGCAGGCTGCTCTACAGAATGTTTCACAG ACAAAGACCATGGGACAGGCACATCCACTGGGGACCTCTGTTCCGTATTCAGCATCTAG CTTTTACAGTATGGCTCAAGTTACCCCAGTTAATGGCGTGACAAACGATGGGGCGAACAAGACTCAATCACCATCTCCCGTATTATCTTCAACTTCAGCACAGTCAGGAAAAGATTATGATTTCTCATCTTTAACACAATTGATGTTCGCAAAACCGTGA
- the LOC103430170 gene encoding ADP-ribosylation factor GTPase-activating protein AGD5 isoform X1: MNEKANVTKELNAKHRKILEGLLKLPENRECADCKAKGPRWASVNLGIFVCMQCSGIHRSLGVHISKVRSATLDTWLPEQVAFIQSMGNEKSNSYWEAELPPNYDRVGIENFIRAKYEDKRWIPRDGQTKPPPKVWEERTNLHWPQPGEKSGHGYVGNSEKMVEERKKIQTTRTKESVPAARISLPVPPKGPEQVVHVSRPQDVQKIEPAVPPAEATKQAIDTAPPAPPKVDYATDLFNMLSVDGPSENGSDAASAEDNDWAGFQSAEKASTAEKTGPSKAAENNVQSSSGIEDLFKDAPSLTPVSEKPQKDLKNDIMSLFEKSNMVSPFSMHQQQLAMLAQQQSLLMAAAAKSGADQKFPGIIQQPVSSGSNLPSQSWPNVGYQFPGLVMPVDGQAALQNVSQVESISQTKTMGQAHPLGTSVPYSASSFYSMAQVTPVNGVTNDGANKTQSPSPVLSSTSAQSGKDYDFSSLTQLMFAKP; encoded by the exons ATGAACGAAAAGGCCAACGTCACCAAGGAGCTCAACGCCAAGCACAGAAAG ATACTGGAAGGACTTCTTAAATTGCCAGAGAATAGAGAATGCGCTGACTGCAAAGCCAA GGGTCCAAGATGGGCTAGCGTGAATTTAGGTATTTTTGTATGCATGCAGTGTTCTGGGATCCACAGAAGTCTTGGGGTACACATATCCAAG GTGCGGTCTGCTACTTTGGACACATGGCTTCCAGAGCAGGTTGCTTTTATTCAAT CAATGGGAAATGAGAAGTCAAATAGTTACTGGGAAGCAGAACTACCTCCAAACTATGACAGAGTtggaattgaaaattttattcgTGCAAA GTATGAAGATAAGAGATGGATTCCTAGGGACGGACAAACAAAGCCACCTCCTAAAGTATGGGAAGAAAGGACTAACTTACATTGGCCTCAACCTGGAGAGAAAAGTGGGCATGGTTATGTTGGAAATTCTGAAAAGATGGTtgaggaaaggaagaaaattcAAACAACTCGTACAAAAGAAAGTGTTCCTGCTGCAAGAATTAGTCTTCCTGTTCCTCCGAAAGGTCCTGAACAG GTTGTACATGTCTCAAGACCACAAGATgttcagaaaatagaaccagcAGTTCCGCCAGCTGAAGCAACAAAACAAGCCATTGATACTGCTCCGCCTGCCCCTCCAAAAGTTGATTATGCTACTGACCTTTTCAACATGCTTTCAGTGGATGGTCCAAGTGAGAATGGGTCGGATGCAGCATCAGCTGAGGATAATGATTGGGCTGGTTTTCAGT CTGCTGAAAAGGCATCGACAGCTGAGAAAACTGGTCCATCAAAGGCAGCAGAGAACAATGTCCAATCTTCATCAGGAATTGAGGATCTATTTAAAGATGCACCTTCATTAACACCCGTTTCAGAGAAACCCCAGAAAGACTTAAAAAATGATATTATGAGTCTTTTTGAGAAG TCGAACATGGTGTCACCCTTCTCTATGCATCAGCAGCAACTAGCAATGCTGGCTCAGCAACAGTCTCTTCTCATGGCCGCGGCAGCTAAATCTGGCGCGGATCAAAAGTTTCCTGGTATTATTCAACAACCTGTGTCCAGTGGAAGCAATTTACCCTCCCAAAGTTGGCCAAACGTTGGCTACCAGTTTCCTGGATTGGTGATGCCTGTAGATGGGCAGGCTGCTCTACAGAATGTTTCACAGGTGGAGTCCATA AGTCAGACAAAGACCATGGGACAGGCACATCCACTGGGGACCTCTGTTCCGTATTCAGCATCTAG CTTTTACAGTATGGCTCAAGTTACCCCAGTTAATGGCGTGACAAACGATGGGGCGAACAAGACTCAATCACCATCTCCCGTATTATCTTCAACTTCAGCACAGTCAGGAAAAGATTATGATTTCTCATCTTTAACACAATTGATGTTCGCAAAACCGTGA
- the LOC103430154 gene encoding uncharacterized protein: MSTLDVTMGDGGGAQPESRWKQMGHGEKEASVHEEMKRMQKLPANSTYVTHRLRVLNKILQLLSIQRTASQEQELELLFAGLSM, translated from the exons ATGAGTACGCTTGATGTGACCATGGGAGATGGCGGCGGCGCCCAACCGGAATCTCGATGGAAGCAAATGGGGCATGGGGAGAAGGAGGCGTCCGTGCACGAAGAAATGAAGAGAATGCAGAAGTTGCCTGCAAACAGCACTTACGTCACTCACCGGTTGCGGGTTCTCAACAAAATTCTCCAGCTTTTGTCCATTCAG AGAACCGCATCACAAGAACAGGAGTTGGAGTTGCTTTTCGCCGGGCTGTCTATGTGA